One genomic window of Cupriavidus sp. P-10 includes the following:
- a CDS encoding dipeptidase → MSPLHEDSIIIDGLNISKFERSVFEDMRKGGVTAANCTVSVWENFTKTVDNIALMKQQIRDHGELLTLVRTTDDILRAKREGKTGVILGFQNAHAFEDNLGYIEAFADMGVRVVQLCYNTQNLVGTGCYERDGGLSDFGREVITEMNRVGIMVDLSHVGGNTSSEAIAFSKKPVCYSHCLPSGLKEHPRNKSDQQLREIADAGGFVGVTMFAPFLKRGIEATVDDYIEAIDYVVNLVGEDAVGIGTDFTQGYSTEFFDMLTHDKGRYRRLTNFGKVINPEGIRTIGEFPNLTAAMERAGWKTSRIRKIMGENWVRVFKEVWGA, encoded by the coding sequence ATGAGCCCGCTGCACGAAGACAGCATCATCATCGACGGCCTGAACATTTCGAAGTTCGAGCGGTCCGTGTTCGAAGACATGCGCAAGGGCGGCGTCACCGCCGCCAACTGCACCGTCTCGGTCTGGGAGAATTTCACCAAGACCGTGGACAACATTGCGCTGATGAAACAGCAGATCCGCGACCACGGCGAACTGCTGACGCTGGTGCGCACCACCGACGACATCCTGCGCGCCAAGCGTGAAGGCAAGACCGGCGTGATCCTCGGCTTCCAGAATGCGCATGCGTTCGAGGACAACCTCGGCTACATCGAAGCGTTCGCCGACATGGGTGTGCGTGTGGTGCAGCTCTGCTACAACACGCAAAACCTGGTCGGCACCGGCTGCTACGAGCGTGACGGCGGGCTGTCCGACTTCGGCCGCGAGGTGATCACGGAGATGAACCGCGTCGGGATCATGGTCGACCTGTCGCACGTCGGCGGCAACACCTCTTCCGAAGCCATCGCCTTCTCGAAGAAGCCGGTCTGCTACTCGCACTGCCTGCCGTCGGGCCTGAAGGAGCATCCGCGCAACAAGAGCGACCAGCAGCTCAGGGAGATCGCCGATGCCGGCGGCTTCGTCGGCGTGACCATGTTTGCACCGTTCCTGAAGCGCGGGATCGAGGCAACGGTCGATGACTACATCGAAGCGATCGACTACGTCGTGAATCTGGTCGGCGAGGATGCGGTCGGCATCGGCACGGACTTTACGCAGGGCTACAGCACGGAATTCTTCGACATGCTGACGCACGACAAGGGCCGCTATCGCCGGCTGACCAACTTCGGCAAGGTGATCAATCCCGAGGGGATCCGCACCATCGGCGAGTTCCCGAACCTGACCGCGGCGATGGAGCGCGCGGGCTGGAAGACCTCGCGCATCCGCAAGATCATGGGCGAGAACTGGGTGCGGGTCTTCAAGGAAGTCTGGGGCGCCTGA
- a CDS encoding serine hydroxymethyltransferase: MSNTQTFFSQSLAERDARVRGALLKELERQQSQVELIASENIVSRAVLEAQGSVLTNKYAEGYPGKRYYGGCEFADEVEALAIDRVKQLFDAGFANVQPHSGAQANGAVMLALAKPGDTVLGMSLDAGGHLTHGAKPALSGKWFNAVQYGVNRDTMLIDYDEVEALAREHRPSLIIAGFSAYPRKLDFARFRAIADSVGAKLMVDMAHIAGVIAAGRHPNPVGHAHVVTSTTHKTLRGPRGGFVLTNDEEIAKKINSAVFPGLQGGPLMHVIAGKAVAFGEALQPEFKTYIDHVLANAQALGEVLKEGGVDLVTGGTDNHLLLVDLRPKGLKGTQVEQALERAGVTCNKNGIPFDTEKPTITSGIRLGAPAATTRGFGVAEFREIGRLILEVFEALRANPEGDPATEQRVRREIFALCDRFPIY; the protein is encoded by the coding sequence ATGTCGAACACCCAGACCTTCTTCTCGCAGTCCCTGGCCGAGCGCGACGCACGGGTGCGCGGTGCACTCCTCAAGGAACTCGAGCGGCAGCAGTCGCAAGTCGAACTGATCGCTTCGGAAAATATCGTGTCGCGCGCGGTGCTTGAGGCGCAAGGCTCGGTGCTGACCAACAAGTACGCGGAAGGATACCCGGGCAAGCGCTACTACGGCGGCTGCGAATTCGCGGATGAAGTGGAGGCGCTCGCCATCGATCGCGTGAAGCAACTCTTCGACGCCGGCTTCGCCAACGTGCAGCCGCATTCCGGCGCTCAGGCCAACGGCGCGGTGATGCTGGCGCTGGCCAAGCCGGGCGACACCGTGCTTGGCATGTCGCTCGATGCGGGCGGCCACCTGACCCATGGCGCGAAGCCCGCGCTGTCCGGCAAGTGGTTCAACGCGGTGCAGTACGGCGTGAACCGCGACACCATGCTGATCGACTACGACGAGGTCGAAGCGCTTGCGCGTGAGCATAGGCCGAGCCTGATCATCGCGGGCTTCTCGGCCTACCCGCGCAAGCTGGATTTTGCCCGTTTCCGCGCGATCGCCGACAGCGTCGGCGCGAAGCTGATGGTCGACATGGCGCACATCGCCGGCGTGATCGCGGCGGGCCGCCATCCGAACCCGGTCGGGCACGCCCACGTCGTCACCTCGACCACGCACAAGACGCTGCGCGGCCCCCGCGGGGGCTTCGTGCTGACCAACGACGAGGAGATTGCCAAGAAGATCAACTCGGCCGTGTTCCCCGGCCTGCAGGGCGGTCCCCTGATGCACGTGATCGCGGGCAAGGCGGTCGCGTTTGGCGAGGCGCTGCAGCCGGAGTTCAAGACCTATATCGACCACGTGCTGGCGAACGCGCAGGCACTCGGCGAAGTCCTGAAGGAGGGCGGCGTCGACCTGGTGACAGGCGGCACCGACAACCACCTGCTGCTGGTCGACCTGCGCCCCAAGGGGCTCAAGGGCACGCAGGTCGAGCAGGCGCTCGAGCGCGCCGGCGTCACCTGCAACAAGAACGGCATTCCCTTCGACACCGAGAAGCCGACGATCACGTCGGGTATCCGGCTCGGCGCCCCTGCTGCCACCACACGCGGCTTCGGTGTCGCGGAGTTCCGCGAGATCGGCAGGCTGATCCTGGAGGTCTTCGAGGCGCTGCGCGCGAACCCGGAAGGGGACCCGGCCACGGAGCAGCGCGTGCGCCGTGAGATCTTCGCGCTGTGCGACCGCTTCCCGATCTACTGA
- a CDS encoding GlxA family transcriptional regulator, with protein MSTDRTASLSHFAFMPLPNFSMIAFSNAIEVLRMANYLSGQELYRWSVISPEGGPVTASNDLTIDTRPAHSIGRPDILFVCGGIDVQRSTGADHLSTLRRAAREGLMLGSLCTGTYALAKSGLLGGYACAIHWENMSALKEEFPDTRFLKELFVIDRDRVTCTGGVAPLDMMLFLIASRVGTGRVTQIAEQFIVEHVRDTSAQQKMPLVARLGSANKSLFEVISLMENNIEEPLSREELARLAMMSQRQLQRLFRDHLGMTPTHYYLTLRLRRARELLLQTDMSIMHITMACGFQSACHFSKSYREAFGVAPTRERRAQTAPLAKPPVHGKAQKYAPALHA; from the coding sequence ATGTCCACCGACCGAACCGCGTCGCTGTCCCACTTCGCATTCATGCCGCTACCCAACTTTTCGATGATCGCGTTCAGCAACGCCATCGAAGTGCTGCGCATGGCGAACTACCTGAGCGGCCAGGAGCTGTACCGCTGGTCCGTCATCAGCCCGGAAGGCGGCCCGGTGACGGCGAGCAACGACCTGACGATCGACACCCGTCCGGCGCACAGCATCGGGAGGCCGGACATCCTGTTCGTCTGCGGCGGGATCGACGTGCAGCGCTCGACCGGCGCCGACCACCTTTCAACCCTGCGCCGCGCGGCGCGTGAAGGGCTGATGCTGGGCAGCCTGTGCACCGGCACGTACGCGCTGGCCAAGTCCGGGCTGCTGGGCGGCTATGCCTGCGCCATCCACTGGGAAAACATGTCGGCGCTGAAGGAGGAGTTCCCCGATACCCGCTTCCTGAAGGAACTGTTCGTGATCGACCGCGACCGCGTGACCTGCACTGGCGGCGTCGCGCCCCTCGATATGATGCTGTTCCTGATCGCCAGCCGAGTCGGCACGGGCCGGGTCACGCAGATCGCCGAGCAGTTCATCGTCGAGCATGTGCGCGACACCAGCGCGCAGCAGAAGATGCCGCTGGTCGCGAGGCTGGGGTCGGCGAACAAGTCCCTGTTCGAGGTGATCTCGCTGATGGAGAACAACATCGAGGAGCCGCTATCGCGCGAGGAGCTCGCGCGGCTGGCCATGATGTCGCAGCGGCAGCTGCAGCGGCTGTTCCGCGACCACCTCGGGATGACGCCGACGCACTATTACCTCACGCTGCGCCTGCGCCGTGCGCGCGAGCTTCTGCTGCAGACCGACATGTCGATCATGCATATCACGATGGCCTGTGGTTTCCAGTCAGCGTGCCACTTCAGCAAGAGTTATCGCGAGGCGTTCGGGGTGGCGCCGACACGCGAGCGGAGGGCGCAGACGGCGCCGCTGGCGAAGCCGCCGGTGCATGGGAAGGCGCAAAAGTATGCACCGGCGCTCCATGCGTGA
- the fdhA gene encoding formaldehyde dehydrogenase, glutathione-independent, with amino-acid sequence MSNNRGVVYLGPGKVEVQNIDYPKMVDPTGRAIGHGVILKVVSTNICGSDQHMVRGRTTAEVGLVLGHEITGEVIEIGRDVETLKIGDLVSVPFNVACGRCAMCKEQHTGVCLSVNPSRAGGAYGYVDMGGWIGGQAEYVMVPYADFNLLKFPDRDQALAKIRDLTCLSDILPTGYHGAVTAGVKPGSTVYIAGAGPVGMAAAASARLLGAACTIVGDMNPARLAHAKAMGFEVVDLSRDATLGEQMAAILGTPEIDCAVDCVGFEAHGHGASGHVEEAPATVLNSLMEITRPAGAIGIPGLYVTDDPGAKDAAAQRGSLSIRFGLGWAKSHSFHTGQTPVLKYNRNLMQAILHNRLPIAEIVNVSVISLDQAPEGYQQFDGGAPRKFVIDPHGMLEAA; translated from the coding sequence ATGAGCAACAACCGGGGTGTCGTATATCTTGGGCCGGGCAAGGTCGAGGTGCAGAACATCGACTATCCGAAAATGGTCGATCCAACCGGCCGCGCGATCGGGCACGGCGTGATCCTCAAGGTCGTGAGCACAAATATCTGCGGCTCGGACCAGCATATGGTGCGCGGGCGCACGACCGCGGAGGTGGGCCTCGTTCTCGGCCACGAGATCACGGGCGAGGTCATCGAGATTGGCCGCGACGTCGAGACGCTGAAGATCGGCGACCTGGTTTCCGTGCCGTTCAACGTGGCCTGCGGGCGCTGCGCGATGTGCAAGGAGCAACACACCGGAGTCTGCCTGAGCGTCAATCCGTCGCGTGCCGGCGGCGCGTACGGCTACGTCGACATGGGCGGCTGGATCGGCGGGCAGGCCGAGTATGTCATGGTGCCGTACGCCGACTTCAACCTGCTGAAGTTCCCCGACCGCGACCAAGCACTGGCAAAGATACGCGACCTCACCTGCCTGTCGGATATCCTGCCCACCGGCTACCATGGCGCCGTGACCGCCGGCGTGAAGCCCGGCTCGACCGTCTACATTGCCGGCGCGGGTCCGGTCGGCATGGCGGCCGCGGCTTCGGCGCGCCTGCTCGGCGCGGCCTGCACCATCGTCGGCGACATGAACCCGGCGCGCCTGGCCCACGCCAAGGCGATGGGATTCGAGGTCGTCGACCTGTCGCGGGATGCGACGCTCGGCGAACAGATGGCCGCTATCCTCGGCACGCCCGAGATTGATTGCGCGGTCGACTGCGTCGGCTTCGAGGCGCACGGACATGGCGCTTCGGGCCACGTGGAGGAGGCGCCCGCGACGGTACTGAACTCGCTGATGGAGATCACGCGCCCCGCAGGTGCGATCGGGATCCCGGGCCTTTACGTGACCGATGATCCGGGTGCGAAGGATGCCGCGGCGCAACGCGGCAGCCTGAGCATCCGCTTCGGCCTCGGCTGGGCCAAGTCGCATTCCTTCCACACCGGCCAGACGCCGGTGCTTAAGTACAACCGCAACCTGATGCAGGCCATCCTGCACAATCGGCTGCCCATCGCGGAAATCGTCAATGTGTCGGTGATCTCACTGGACCAGGCGCCGGAAGGCTACCAGCAGTTCGATGGCGGCGCGCCGCGGAAATTCGTGATCGATCCGCATGGGATGCTGGAGGCGGCCTGA
- a CDS encoding porin → MKKTTLGATISLLFATSAFAQGSVTLYGIIDEGINYTNNVGGDRLIEMQSGFAQGSRWGLKGSEDLGGGVKALFQLENGFNASTGRAAQGGVLFGRQAYVGLADDRLGTITLGRQYDSVIDYLAQTTVVGNWGGYMFGHPYDNDNMVYSFRVNNTVKYTSPTFGGFQFGGTYSFSNDTNFANNRQYGAGMQYANGGWLLAAAYLQADNPSATANGAISSGGDQNFLARRLRIFGAGINYTFGAATAGFSYSNTNLTQPLSTSYISGSILPATGTLDALKFQNFELNFKYQFTPAFYAGAVYTLTTEKFQASSGEAKPKVHSIGLMADYNFSKRTDVYLQGVYQRVSGDKTGTALDRAYIPGAADSSSTSSQVLVRAAIRHKF, encoded by the coding sequence ATGAAAAAAACCACGCTAGGCGCCACCATTTCCCTGTTGTTTGCCACGTCCGCGTTCGCCCAGGGCAGCGTGACGCTGTACGGCATCATCGACGAAGGCATCAACTACACCAACAACGTCGGCGGTGACCGGCTGATCGAGATGCAGAGCGGCTTCGCGCAAGGGAGCCGCTGGGGCCTGAAGGGCTCGGAAGACCTGGGAGGGGGCGTCAAGGCGCTGTTCCAGCTCGAGAACGGCTTCAATGCCAGCACCGGCAGGGCGGCGCAGGGCGGCGTGCTGTTCGGTCGGCAGGCCTATGTCGGGCTGGCCGACGACCGGCTCGGGACCATCACGCTCGGGCGTCAGTACGATTCCGTGATCGACTACCTGGCGCAGACGACCGTGGTCGGCAACTGGGGCGGCTATATGTTCGGCCATCCTTACGACAACGACAACATGGTCTACTCGTTTCGTGTCAATAACACGGTCAAGTACACCAGCCCCACGTTTGGCGGGTTCCAGTTCGGGGGCACGTACAGCTTCAGCAACGACACCAACTTTGCGAACAACCGCCAGTACGGCGCGGGAATGCAGTACGCGAATGGTGGCTGGTTGCTGGCGGCGGCTTACCTGCAGGCCGACAACCCGTCGGCGACGGCCAACGGCGCCATCAGCAGCGGCGGCGACCAGAACTTCCTTGCCAGGCGCCTGCGCATCTTCGGCGCCGGCATCAACTACACGTTCGGCGCGGCGACCGCCGGCTTCTCGTACTCCAACACCAACCTGACGCAGCCGCTGTCGACTTCCTACATTTCCGGGTCGATTCTGCCGGCAACCGGCACGCTGGACGCGCTCAAGTTCCAGAACTTCGAGCTCAACTTCAAGTACCAGTTTACGCCGGCGTTCTATGCCGGCGCGGTCTACACGCTGACTACGGAGAAGTTCCAGGCGTCGTCGGGCGAGGCCAAGCCGAAAGTCCACAGCATCGGGCTGATGGCGGACTACAACTTCTCGAAGCGGACCGACGTCTATCTGCAGGGTGTCTACCAGCGCGTGAGCGGCGACAAGACCGGCACGGCACTGGATCGCGCCTACATACCCGGTGCGGCCGACTCGTCGTCGACGTCGAGCCAGGTGCTGGTGCGCGCCGCGATCCGTCACAAGTTCTAG
- a CDS encoding dihydroneopterin aldolase — translation MKPVEKAFAEPLAGLELNRLDGGLEAPLLPGRGWSVFIDALTVPVRIGIHPHEHDAPQPIVIDARLGYRREPSEATEWIDYEGYCTRVAAYLARKPHTRLLETLVADIAELSFREWPALDTLTLAVHKPKIRPGTQRVGVELEWTRADFLRRARKPA, via the coding sequence ATGAAGCCGGTCGAGAAGGCGTTTGCCGAGCCGCTGGCGGGGCTTGAGCTGAATCGACTCGACGGGGGGCTCGAGGCACCACTGCTGCCGGGGCGGGGCTGGAGCGTGTTCATCGATGCGTTGACGGTGCCTGTGCGCATCGGCATCCATCCGCACGAACACGACGCCCCCCAGCCAATCGTGATCGACGCGCGCCTGGGCTACCGGCGCGAGCCGAGCGAAGCCACCGAGTGGATCGACTACGAAGGCTATTGCACGCGCGTCGCCGCGTATCTTGCACGCAAACCGCACACGCGCCTTCTCGAGACGCTGGTGGCCGACATCGCGGAGCTGTCGTTCCGCGAATGGCCGGCGCTCGACACGCTGACGCTCGCCGTGCACAAGCCGAAGATACGCCCCGGCACACAGCGCGTCGGCGTCGAGCTGGAATGGACGCGCGCCGACTTCTTGCGCCGCGCCAGAAAGCCGGCCTGA
- a CDS encoding sarcosine oxidase subunit gamma, whose translation MWNEQGLASALADAPLPNARTRDVRLESPLIGAASLLESPHLRGSMYFTVRERQFLDLVIVRGELADPAFVDGFEGVVGCCPPAAPNTCARSAAYDVLWLGPDEWLVRSNGPVPAGVLEDKLAPAIAGSYSAAVDVGSGYTVVEISGDRVRDVLARGCPLDLHPRVFQTGQCAQSHYFKAPVILVPTGDDRFEIVVRRSFADYFCRILLDAATPLLS comes from the coding sequence ATGTGGAATGAACAAGGTCTTGCCTCGGCATTGGCCGACGCGCCGTTGCCAAACGCGCGCACGCGTGACGTGCGCCTGGAGTCGCCGCTGATCGGCGCGGCCAGTCTGCTGGAGAGTCCGCACCTGCGCGGGTCGATGTACTTCACGGTGCGCGAGCGGCAGTTCCTCGATCTGGTCATCGTGCGGGGCGAGCTGGCCGACCCTGCGTTCGTCGATGGGTTCGAGGGCGTGGTGGGCTGCTGTCCGCCGGCTGCCCCGAACACGTGTGCGCGCAGCGCCGCGTACGACGTGCTTTGGCTGGGCCCGGACGAATGGCTGGTGCGCTCGAACGGGCCGGTGCCAGCCGGCGTGCTGGAGGACAAGCTGGCGCCGGCCATCGCCGGCTCGTATTCGGCCGCGGTCGACGTCGGCAGCGGCTACACCGTGGTCGAAATCAGCGGGGATCGTGTGCGCGATGTGCTGGCGCGGGGTTGCCCCCTCGACCTGCATCCGCGTGTTTTCCAGACCGGGCAATGCGCCCAGAGTCACTACTTCAAAGCGCCGGTCATACTCGTGCCGACCGGCGACGACCGCTTCGAAATCGTGGTGCGACGCAGCTTTGCGGATTACTTCTGCCGCATCCTGCTAGACGCGGCGACGCCGCTGTTGTCATGA